In Pseudochaenichthys georgianus chromosome 6, fPseGeo1.2, whole genome shotgun sequence, a single window of DNA contains:
- the endouc gene encoding uridylate-specific endoribonuclease C, which produces MAGRFCGVLALLVVFLSGLDASRPAINQELSNIFNELWTLDVNRMTPATDYTISVQGRANYVTQGSHVVTDRASQPLFSNVNEIKLQNITTFTRLMKLLDNYERSTGVAERVTTEEQTEMNLFLDAVLDTEVMKRAHRYLVSKGQSNSNLRIFKNQLRLIWFNLYHRKRNSALDSCGFEHVFVGETKSGSEIIGFHNWVQFYLQEKSTHLDYKGYKARDHDLPDHDDHVLNLQFSWHGLVKPVGSAFIGTSPEFEMALFTIVFLMNTERSTTVLVNVDQCQMELVVIRHGRSLGTAYPKLLSSNSRHVSHH; this is translated from the exons ATGGCTGGAAG GTTCTGTGGAGTCCTTGCCCTCCTTGTTGTGTTTCTCAGTGGACTGGATGCATCAAG ACCAGCTATAAACCAGGAACTATCCAATATCTTCAATGAGCTGTGGACTTTGGATGTGAATCGCATGACCCCTGCCACAGACTACACAATCTCTGTTCAG GGTAGAGCCAATTATGTAACCCAGGGAAGCCATGTTGTGACGGACCGAGCCTCACAGCCTCTCTTCTCCAACGTTAATGAGATCAAGCTGCAGAACATCACAACCTTCACCC GCCTCATGAAACTCCTGGACAACTATGAGCGGTCCACAGGCGTGGCTGAGCGAGTCACAACAGAGGAGCAGACTGAGATGAATCTCTTCCTCGATGCCGTCCTAGACACTGAAGTCATGAAG CGAGCCCATCGGTACCTGGTGAGCAAAGGACAGTCCAACTCTAACCTGAGGATCTTTAAAAATCAGCTTCGCTTGATCTGGTTCAACCTCTACCACAGAAAGAGAAACTCAGC CCTGGATTCCTGTGGATTCGAGCATGTGTTTGTTGGAGAGACAAAATCTGGATCAGAAATCATTGGTTTCCACAACTGGGTCCAGTTCTACCTGCAAGAAAAAAGCACGCACTTGGACTACAAAGGATACAAGGCCAGGGATCATGACTTA CCCGATCATGATGACCACGTCCTGAACCTCCAGTTCAGCTGGCACGGTCTGGTGAAGCCTGTCGGCAGCGCCTTCATCGGGACCAGTCCTGAGTTTGAGATGGCGCTGTTCACCATCGTCTTCCTCATGAACACAGAGCGGAGCACCACAGTGCTGGTCAACGTTGACCAGTGTCAGATGGAGCTGGTGGTCATCCGACACGGACGCTCCCTCGGGACGGCATACCCCAAACTGCTGAGCAGCAACAGCAGACATGTCAGCCATCACTAA